The following is a genomic window from Lysinibacillus sp. JNUCC-52.
TTTTAATAAAGAAGTGCTGGCACCAGCAGACGGTAAAGTTGTACAGGTAATTGATCATTTAACTGATAATGCTCCTGGCGAAATGAATGCATTACAACCAGCTGGAAATTTAATCGTTATTGAACATAATAATAAAGAATATAGCATGGTAGCCCATTTGAAAAATAAATCCAGTCTTGTACAAATAGGAGATACAGTTAAACAAGGAGATGCGATTGCCCTGTGCGGAAATTCAGGAAATTCCTCAGAGCCACATATCCATTTTCAAGTGATGGACTCCCAAGACTATATGAATTGTCAGTCGATACGTATTCGTTTTCCAGAAGGTAAAGAACCGATACAAGGTGATTTTACAAAATAATAGACAAAAAAGAACCGATGAGCGAATTTCTTGTTCATCGGTTCTTTCTTGTTTTTTAAATGCTTTGGATTAACTCACTATATTTAAGTGAAAGCAGGTTAAGGGAGTAGTTTTTAATTTTATCGGTTGCAATGATGCCTGTTAGAATACACTCAATCATGTCTTTATATTGGTAAATTAAGTGTATTTCGTTCATAAAAGGTGTATCGATAGTAATGCCATCTTGAATAGTTTTTAACACTACTTTTTGTTCCTCATATACATAAACTAGTTCGTATTTTGAATTGTAAATTAATGTAGTGATTTCTGGGAAAATTTTCTTATCGTTTAAAACCTCTAAAATGACATCAACCGATTTTACACCTTCTATAGATTGCAAATGTGAAAAGGTTTCACGTAGTTTTTTTTCTAAAAAATCAGTACTCATTGAAAATCTCCTTCTTTTTAAAAATTTTATATCCATTTTTATAAACTAATTATTAATTTTGTGATTATAGTATCAGATGGCAGTAGTAATAATTATTAAAATACTTACTGTTTTTTGAATTAATCGGGATAGTTTCATTTTAAATAAATTTTTAATGGTAGTAAATACTGTATAGATAAAAATTCAAATATAGTCTATAATGACTAATTATAACCATTATATTGAAAAAGGGGTCTAGTATGTCTATCACAAAGAAATTAGTTTTAGGTTTTATGACAATGATGTTGATAACACTTGTATCTAGTTCAAGTATTTATTTACAAATTGTCGATATCGGTAAGCATTATAATAGTACTTTAACAGTCGGTCTCCCACAGCTCTATGCGACAGGGGATCTCAATAAATACATAGCTTTGGAAGGGTCACAAGTACAAACATATCTTTTAGGAGATGAGGAGTCGTTAAATCATGTGCGTGAAACACAAGCGATAGTAGATGAAACGATGAGTTTACTGAAGGAACAATTCGATTCAGAGGAAGCGAAACAAACGTTAAGTAATGCAAGTGAAAAAGTGGATACGTTTGAAAATGAACTTGAAAAGGTCATCGCATTAAATCAAAATGAAGACGTTTTTGCAGCTGCTGCTTATTACACGAAAAATGTTATTCCTATTCGTGGGGAAGCAATAGATGCATCTGATGAGTTAAAAGATTTAATTGAAGCCAATTTCGATCAAGCTCAGCAAGAAGCAAATCAAAATGCAAAAGAATCATTCCTTATCGCTATTAGCATTATTTTAGTGTCGATTTTAGTAGGGAGTGGCATTGCTTATGTATTGAATAGAAAGATTGCAATACCCCTACGTCAATTACAGCAAGGAGTAAAGACAATTGCAGCGGGGGATTTAACCGCTGACGATATTCAACTTCGCTCTAAGGATGAATTAGGTCAACTTGCGGTAGATTTTAATTCTATGAAAGATATTTTGAGAAGACTTTTAAATCAGTTTGCAGAAAGTGCTAGTCAATTAAGTGCGTCTGCTGAACAATTAAGTGCTTCAACGGAAGAAGTGACGGCATCTTCTGTTGATATCGCAAATCAAGCAGAAGTCGCATCTGAAAACACGTTGACGACTGCAACATCAGCACGGGAAAATGCTGTCGCAATGGACGAAACAGCTAGTGCTGTACAACATATTGCACAATCTTCACATGTCTTACGAACTTCCGCTTCTGAGACAACGGATGTTGCAAGTCAAGGTGTCATAAACATTCAGTCGGCAAGTGACCAAATGTCAACAATTTATGATGCAACGAAAGTAACGACTGAACTTATTCAACGTTTAAGTAAACAAACCGAAGATATCGAGCATATTTCAAAAGTTATAACAGGCATTACAGAACAAACGAATCTGCTGGCATTAAATGCTGCTATTGAGGCAGCACGTGCAGGGGAGGCTGGGAAAGGATTTGCTGTAGTAGCTGATGAAGTAAGAAAATTAGCAGAGGAATCGAATAAATCTGCAGGACAAATTGTCACACTTACGAATGAAATACAAAAGGATACAAAAAATGTGGAGCAGGCAATGCGTGACAGCTTACATACAGTAGAAACAGGTGTCGAAATAATCGAAAATGCTGGGACTTCTTTCAATGATATTGTACAAGCAGTTGATCATATGAGAACGCAGATTGAAAACATTTCTGCTGTGACAGAGGAAATTTCCGCAAGTACTGAACAAGTTTCTGCCTCAGTCACACAAATTGCTGCTTTATCAGAAACGACAGCTGAACAGGCAGAAGGCTCACAAGCAGCTTCACAACAACAGCTTTCAACTTTACAAGAAATAAGCGCAGTCGCAAATGATTTAAGCAATCAAGCAATGGACTTACAAACAATTGTTAGTCACTTTAAAATCTAAATGACTACAACACATAATGACGAACAGCTTAAAGTGCTTAAAGTGCTGTCCGTCATTTTGTTTCTTCCGATGTTTAGCTGAAATAAATATGGTTCTTCTCTACACTAACTCTTTATTTCCATGGTACTATATTGCCAGTTTTTCCGTCTCATAGCATCCCGCTTCAGTAATAACAGGGTTAATAAATGAAACACCGATTAAACGTAAGCCTAATGCAGTCATTTCATAGTCTTTTTCATATTTAACTCCTCCTATATATTTTAACGAAATTATTGCAAAAAGTTTTTTGGTCAAATAAAAATAGTCAAATAAAAAAAGAAATTTTACAGCATTTTATGGAGGTGCAAAGTATGAATTATGTTACGGTAGAAATAATTGATACTGTGGGGTTAAATCCAAGAGAAAGAATAATGTTGCAAAATACGGTGTTAAATTTTGTTGCTATGAGTAATGCGTTAATTTTGAAAGAAGATGTAGTAATCAATCCTTTGGAACAGGACAATGAAAATATTGGCGTTGTCTTAGTTTATGCAAAACCATTAAATGATGAACAAAGTGAGGCCATCACACAAGCTTTGTCCAAACGATTCATCACGTATTTTAAAATGAGTGAGTTAGATTTGGAAGCTCTTATTAAAGTTCATTGATGATGGCATAGTGAATAGAGAATATGAATTAAACCTCGAATAGGAACGCTTCACCAAAGCGGGACGTTTGGGGTTTTTCTTGTAAGCACGCATTTATCTACAATCAAAAACGCCCACGGACAATCCGTAGGCGTTTATTTAAAAGGGGAGGAGTTTTTATGACAGCAACATGGCTAGTTTTTTACAAAATAAGTTAATTGGATAAGTGTATCTGCGTTTAGCTTATACGCAATGACTAGCATGTACATGCCTTGTTCTTCTTGAGAAAGATCGATTGTAAAGTGGTCTGCATTCGGTGCAAGTTGGTCCACATCTACTGAAATTTCTTTCATTGTTTTCGTATTTCTAAGTGCTATTTGGTAAGGGTTTAGATAGTTTCCATCTAATCCTTTAACTAGATTTTCCACTGTTAGTTCTGGCCCCGTTAAGCTAGATACCTCCACAACTTGTGGGTGTGCAGTAATGTTGTCTAATTGACTTAGATTTTTCAATGGTGAGAAATCTGAAATACTATTACCCGAAATATCGAGGGATGTTAAGTTTTTAGCATATTGTAAGCCTTCTAGACTTGAGATACGAGCATTTGGTGCATGTAGACTTGTCAGTGTAATCATATCACCTAAAGTGATTTCTCCAGACAGTCCAAGTGTTTGCTGAATAGCCACTTTAAGATGGTTGTCGGCAATCGCAATGATTTGATTAAAGTCAATTTCTACGAGCGAAGCTTTTGCTTGTGTTAGCTCCTCTAAAGCTTGGTCGATTTGGGCTTGCGTAGCTTGTGCATTTGCAAGCAGTTCTTCAGCTTTCGCCATGCTCGCTTGTAAAGCTTGAATTGATTCTTCTGTATAGTTTTCTAAGTTAATAGTTTTCGCATCTTCAAGTGCTACTGTTAAATCTTCAGTGAATACGCGATCAGCATTAGCAAAGTGTAATTTTGTATCACCCCATGATGCATGGTCAGAGCCATTGCCATTGCCACCGTCTGTTACGACAAGTTTCAATTCTTTCGCGCCAGTCACGTTTACTTCAATGTACTTTTCAGGGTCACGAGATTGCATTAAGCCACTGTCAAATTGTTTTTCGCCATCAACAAACACTTGGAATGTAACAGAGCCGATTGAACCATACATTTGACGGTCCACACCAACATAAGCAGAGAAGATAT
Proteins encoded in this region:
- a CDS encoding methyl-accepting chemotaxis protein; this encodes MSITKKLVLGFMTMMLITLVSSSSIYLQIVDIGKHYNSTLTVGLPQLYATGDLNKYIALEGSQVQTYLLGDEESLNHVRETQAIVDETMSLLKEQFDSEEAKQTLSNASEKVDTFENELEKVIALNQNEDVFAAAAYYTKNVIPIRGEAIDASDELKDLIEANFDQAQQEANQNAKESFLIAISIILVSILVGSGIAYVLNRKIAIPLRQLQQGVKTIAAGDLTADDIQLRSKDELGQLAVDFNSMKDILRRLLNQFAESASQLSASAEQLSASTEEVTASSVDIANQAEVASENTLTTATSARENAVAMDETASAVQHIAQSSHVLRTSASETTDVASQGVINIQSASDQMSTIYDATKVTTELIQRLSKQTEDIEHISKVITGITEQTNLLALNAAIEAARAGEAGKGFAVVADEVRKLAEESNKSAGQIVTLTNEIQKDTKNVEQAMRDSLHTVETGVEIIENAGTSFNDIVQAVDHMRTQIENISAVTEEISASTEQVSASVTQIAALSETTAEQAEGSQAASQQQLSTLQEISAVANDLSNQAMDLQTIVSHFKI